The Flavobacterium sp. 123 genome contains a region encoding:
- a CDS encoding acyl carrier protein, whose product MNSSLSKRKDFINFTAIELMVPEESISFETNFRDISTWSSLTALLYISRINEEIDVLISSTDLASAKTLDDIYQIVISRSNGII is encoded by the coding sequence ATGAATTCATCATTAAGTAAAAGAAAAGATTTTATAAATTTTACCGCAATAGAATTAATGGTTCCCGAAGAATCAATCTCGTTTGAAACTAACTTTAGAGATATTTCGACATGGAGTTCTTTGACTGCTTTACTTTATATTTCTAGAATCAATGAAGAAATTGATGTTTTGATTTCGTCCACTGATTTAGCTTCTGCAAAAACATTAGATGATATTTACCAAATAGTTATTTCAAGATCAAATGGCATTATCTAA
- a CDS encoding NAD-dependent epimerase/dehydratase family protein, with protein sequence MDLLFNKKTKVLVLGAGGFIGTNLIKRLKPMNCHITGVDLKYPDFSEHIADEYFINDLRNSTEVDLIFNKTYDYIFQLAADMGGAGYVFSGKNDADLMYNSSMINLNILNAVVKKEFKGVLFYASSACIYPEHNQTDSENTNCEESSAYPANPDSEYGWEKLYAERLYTSFKRNYNISIRIARFHNIFGPEGIFEGGKEKAPAAICRKVIKAKEGETIEIWGDGMQTRSFLYIDDCIDALLKLIKSPVEYPINIGSEEMISINDLAKMVIGISGKKLHIKNIEGFQGVRSRSSDNRMIEKLLHWQPTNNLEVGMKTTYDWIQKKIDLN encoded by the coding sequence ATGGATCTTTTATTTAATAAAAAAACAAAAGTACTTGTTCTTGGCGCAGGTGGTTTTATAGGGACAAATCTAATTAAAAGACTTAAACCTATGAATTGTCATATCACTGGAGTCGATTTAAAATATCCTGATTTCTCTGAACATATTGCGGATGAATATTTTATTAATGATCTTCGTAATTCGACAGAAGTCGATTTAATTTTCAATAAAACGTATGATTATATTTTTCAACTAGCCGCAGATATGGGAGGTGCAGGATATGTTTTTTCAGGAAAAAATGATGCTGATTTAATGTATAATTCGAGTATGATAAATCTAAATATTTTGAATGCCGTTGTCAAAAAAGAATTTAAAGGAGTTCTATTTTACGCATCGTCTGCCTGTATTTATCCCGAACATAACCAGACCGATTCAGAAAATACAAATTGTGAAGAATCAAGCGCTTACCCTGCAAATCCTGATAGTGAATATGGTTGGGAAAAACTTTATGCTGAAAGATTATACACTTCTTTCAAAAGAAATTATAATATCTCCATCAGAATAGCGCGTTTTCATAATATTTTTGGCCCAGAAGGTATTTTTGAAGGAGGAAAAGAAAAAGCACCAGCAGCTATTTGCAGGAAAGTAATAAAAGCTAAAGAAGGTGAAACTATAGAAATATGGGGCGACGGTATGCAAACACGATCTTTTCTATATATTGATGACTGTATTGATGCACTACTTAAACTAATAAAAAGTCCTGTTGAATACCCAATAAACATTGGTTCTGAAGAAATGATTTCAATAAACGATTTAGCAAAAATGGTTATCGGTATTTCAGGCAAAAAGCTACACATAAAAAACATAGAAGGATTTCAAGGAGTCAGAAGTCGTAGCTCAGACAATAGAATGATAGAAAAATTATTGCATTGGCAACCCACAAATAATCTAGAAGTAGGCATGAAAACCACTTACGATTGGATTCAGAAAAAAATAGATTTAAATTAA
- a CDS encoding phytanoyl-CoA dioxygenase family protein, translating into MLFKSKKTEELFRKNGFIIIPNFLSDEDIEKLTSLYNSLNIENLEEIYTNIKDRDLELNEKIDHFLKGIFQPSLEQHFANFIPDGGVFIVKGTGEKSESSLHQDWNVIDEEKYLSCCVWCPLLDVNESNGCLQIIPKSNNWFKSIRSSNIRPLFLDFKTVKKQLISVPVKKGTAVVFAHNVFHGSKPNYTSTLRPVATVSVISKEATPIHYLKNGDKIDVVIADKNFYQNEIKKIYAGIKPEINILEQIDFSEEYTVSEENFMKTFKKNTSLLNKLFGRKL; encoded by the coding sequence ATGTTATTTAAATCTAAAAAAACAGAAGAATTATTTAGAAAAAATGGATTCATAATTATCCCTAACTTTCTATCTGATGAAGATATTGAAAAATTGACATCACTATATAATTCATTGAATATTGAAAATCTTGAAGAAATTTATACTAATATAAAAGACCGAGATCTTGAATTGAATGAAAAGATTGATCATTTTTTAAAAGGCATTTTCCAACCTTCATTAGAGCAACATTTTGCTAATTTTATTCCAGACGGTGGCGTTTTTATCGTAAAAGGAACAGGTGAAAAAAGTGAATCATCACTCCATCAAGATTGGAATGTAATTGATGAAGAAAAATATTTATCCTGTTGTGTTTGGTGTCCACTTCTTGATGTGAACGAATCAAATGGATGCTTACAGATAATACCTAAAAGCAATAATTGGTTTAAATCCATACGCTCATCAAATATAAGACCGTTGTTCCTCGATTTTAAAACTGTGAAGAAACAATTAATTTCTGTTCCTGTCAAAAAAGGCACAGCTGTTGTTTTTGCTCACAATGTATTCCATGGTTCAAAACCTAATTATACAAGTACACTTAGACCAGTAGCAACAGTTAGTGTAATTTCTAAAGAGGCTACCCCTATCCATTACCTGAAAAATGGGGATAAAATAGATGTAGTTATTGCAGATAAAAATTTCTATCAGAATGAAATAAAAAAAATATATGCAGGCATTAAACCAGAAATTAATATTCTTGAACAAATCGATTTTAGTGAGGAGTATACTGTTTCGGAAGAAAATTTCATGAAAACTTTTAAAAAAAATACGAGCCTATTAAATAAATTGTTTGGCAGAAAATTATAG
- a CDS encoding glycosyltransferase, whose protein sequence is MIDLDIVIPVYNSSLNVSSLIERLNSWANETTYKFQVIFVDDCSNDNSIKKIISEPKAFEYKLIQLAKNYGQHTATAVGLSKSSAPYVATIDDDLQHDPFELENLLKMLIHEDIDLVYGVYQKKEHAAFRNFGSSLLKRILRLAGLNYNMVTSFRLMKSKVTKTFKNTSVTSIIFIDEYLTKIAKNQSSCLVNHFSRKEGQSNYSTWKLVKFALKIILFHTAIPLRFITRFGLVMAIVFFMFGFYFTYNKIANNVPLGYSSLIVALFFSTGMILLSLGIIGEYIRKIWISQNKLDQVIILE, encoded by the coding sequence ATGATAGACTTAGATATTGTTATCCCTGTTTATAATTCATCGTTAAACGTCAGTTCGTTGATTGAACGATTGAATTCATGGGCAAATGAAACTACTTATAAATTTCAAGTCATTTTTGTAGATGATTGTAGTAACGATAATTCAATTAAAAAAATTATTTCGGAGCCAAAAGCATTCGAATATAAGCTCATACAATTAGCCAAAAACTACGGACAACACACAGCAACTGCTGTTGGGTTAAGCAAGTCTTCAGCTCCTTATGTAGCGACTATTGACGATGATTTACAACATGACCCATTTGAACTTGAGAATTTATTAAAAATGCTCATACATGAAGATATAGATTTAGTATATGGTGTATATCAAAAGAAAGAACATGCTGCTTTTCGTAATTTCGGGAGTAGTTTGCTAAAAAGAATTTTACGTTTAGCAGGATTGAATTATAATATGGTTACTTCATTTCGGTTGATGAAATCAAAAGTCACAAAAACATTCAAAAACACCAGTGTAACGAGTATTATCTTTATTGATGAATACTTAACAAAAATTGCAAAAAACCAAAGTTCTTGTCTTGTAAATCATTTTAGCCGTAAAGAAGGTCAGTCTAATTATAGCACCTGGAAACTCGTTAAATTTGCTTTGAAAATTATACTTTTTCACACGGCAATTCCATTACGATTTATTACTCGTTTTGGTCTGGTAATGGCTATTGTTTTCTTTATGTTTGGGTTTTATTTTACATACAATAAAATTGCAAATAACGTACCTTTAGGTTATTCATCATTAATTGTAGCTCTGTTTTTTTCAACAGGAATGATTTTGCTTTCATTAGGAATCATAGGCGAATACATTCGTAAAATATGGATCTCACAAAACAAATTAGACCAAGTAATCATTCTGGAATAA
- the asnB gene encoding asparagine synthase (glutamine-hydrolyzing), with product MCGILGHISTKTAVNQKLFGQMLITLEHRGPDDFGVFYSKDNTVALGHTRLSFLDLSPLGKQPLCNVEQNIWISFNGEIYNFLELKEELKENYQFKTQTDTEVLIAAYQTWGINFINKLKGMFAFSLLDERQNKLFLVRDRFGIKPLYYFKNAENLVFGSELKAIIASEIPKKEIDFSAFADYFVYRYIPSPKTIWKDIKKLPPANYLEINTLTLDEKLHEYWKLSSKNTVAKEENLIPKINSILINSIKQHIRADLPIGSFLSGGYDSSAIVSYLKKSNYNPKTFSIGFSKWEKSEHQFASIVAKHLNISNEAVIADNSSLDLVNKMADVYDEPIADISIVPTFMVSQLARKSVKAVLSGEGADEIFGGYTWQHDFYKLNNPKHLLSKIKIKLKPVDTVSFYAKAMAMGWFDKKELQKMLHPNLHSFIPEDVHWFYRKNFNSKLSPLKSIQYLDIKCFMGELVLTKIDRASMANSLEVRVPFLDHELFETVFSLEENQYYKKEKSKYLLYENIKKDLPNEILERKKQGFVGPDAYYMDLKYYKSELKNSKLVEYKIINQSYIDDLFKEEYNWKLWKILIMEKWFQKWGI from the coding sequence ATGTGTGGAATCCTAGGACATATTAGTACAAAAACAGCTGTTAATCAAAAACTATTTGGTCAAATGTTAATTACACTTGAGCATCGTGGTCCTGATGATTTTGGCGTTTTTTATTCTAAAGATAATACTGTTGCATTAGGCCACACAAGATTATCATTTTTAGACTTAAGTCCTTTAGGAAAACAACCTTTATGCAATGTCGAACAGAATATCTGGATTAGTTTCAATGGTGAAATATATAATTTTTTAGAATTAAAAGAAGAATTAAAAGAAAATTATCAATTTAAAACCCAGACTGACACTGAGGTTCTTATTGCTGCATATCAAACCTGGGGAATTAATTTTATTAATAAATTAAAAGGAATGTTTGCTTTTTCCTTATTGGATGAAAGACAAAATAAATTGTTTTTAGTAAGAGATCGTTTTGGAATCAAACCATTATATTATTTTAAAAACGCTGAAAATCTTGTTTTTGGTTCGGAACTAAAAGCTATTATCGCATCCGAAATCCCAAAAAAAGAAATCGATTTTAGCGCCTTTGCGGACTATTTTGTTTATCGATACATTCCATCCCCTAAAACCATTTGGAAAGACATAAAAAAACTACCTCCAGCAAATTATTTAGAAATAAACACGCTTACATTAGACGAAAAATTACATGAATATTGGAAACTTTCGTCAAAAAACACAGTTGCAAAAGAGGAAAATTTAATTCCTAAAATTAATTCTATCCTTATTAACTCAATAAAGCAACACATCCGCGCTGACTTGCCCATTGGGTCTTTTTTGAGTGGTGGTTATGACAGTAGCGCAATTGTATCTTATCTCAAAAAAAGCAATTACAATCCTAAAACTTTTTCAATAGGTTTTAGCAAATGGGAAAAGAGTGAACATCAATTTGCGTCAATTGTTGCCAAACATTTAAACATAAGTAATGAAGCCGTAATAGCTGATAATTCAAGCCTAGACTTAGTTAATAAAATGGCTGATGTTTACGATGAACCCATTGCTGACATATCAATTGTCCCAACATTTATGGTGAGCCAATTAGCTCGAAAAAGTGTAAAGGCAGTATTAAGTGGTGAAGGTGCCGATGAAATTTTTGGTGGATACACGTGGCAACATGATTTTTATAAATTGAATAACCCCAAGCATCTTTTATCTAAAATAAAAATCAAATTAAAACCTGTTGACACCGTTTCTTTCTATGCTAAAGCGATGGCAATGGGATGGTTTGACAAGAAGGAATTACAAAAAATGTTACATCCTAATTTACATTCATTCATACCTGAAGATGTACATTGGTTTTACAGAAAAAACTTTAATTCAAAATTAAGCCCATTAAAATCAATACAATATTTAGATATAAAATGTTTTATGGGTGAATTAGTTTTAACAAAAATTGACCGTGCCAGCATGGCAAATTCACTCGAAGTAAGAGTTCCTTTTTTAGATCACGAGCTGTTTGAAACTGTTTTTTCTTTAGAAGAAAATCAATACTATAAAAAAGAAAAAAGTAAATATTTACTATATGAAAACATAAAAAAGGACCTTCCTAACGAAATTCTGGAACGAAAAAAACAAGGTTTCGTAGGTCCTGACGCGTATTATATGGATTTAAAATATTATAAATCCGAACTAAAAAACAGCAAATTAGTTGAATATAAAATTATAAACCAGTCCTATATAGATGATTTGTTTAAAGAAGAATACAACTGGAAACTTTGGAAAATTTTAATCATGGAAAAATGGTTTCAAAAATGGGGAATATAA
- a CDS encoding ketoacyl-ACP synthase III, giving the protein MALSKTRGSKIVGIVSIVPKNTEDNLQLDLLSETDREAILLHTGIRFRRKANYKQNVKELYKKGIERLLEQLNWDTSSIDVLICVTQTPQIAIPSIACQLHGDMAFPLNTLSYDINSGCSGFVYGLHTVNTLISSLEKKNARAILCCGDISSQLIDAEDRSVKPIFSDAVSVIGIEMMDDKTAISGYFNLQTEGSGQKAIFTEKMEDQNQYMRLNGIDVFNYSLKLVPNNILELLKFAEKDVEFPDLYVFHQANKVINDAISRKLKLNIEKVPSSLYEFGNTASASIPLTLGSIWNKTITNSGWILLSGFGVGFSLASALIPFEPKFCSVPEEI; this is encoded by the coding sequence ATGGCATTATCTAAAACAAGAGGCTCAAAAATTGTTGGCATAGTTTCAATTGTGCCAAAAAATACTGAAGATAATTTACAATTAGATTTATTATCAGAAACAGATAGAGAAGCTATACTTTTACATACCGGAATCCGCTTTCGAAGAAAAGCAAACTACAAACAAAACGTAAAAGAACTATACAAAAAAGGGATTGAACGATTACTCGAACAATTAAATTGGGATACTAGTTCCATAGATGTTTTAATATGCGTCACACAAACACCTCAGATTGCAATCCCTTCCATCGCTTGTCAACTTCATGGAGATATGGCTTTTCCTTTAAACACATTAAGCTATGACATCAATTCAGGTTGCTCAGGATTTGTTTACGGACTTCATACTGTAAACACTTTAATTTCCTCATTAGAAAAGAAAAATGCTAGAGCCATTTTATGTTGTGGAGATATTTCTTCACAATTAATTGATGCTGAAGATCGATCTGTAAAACCAATATTCTCGGATGCAGTATCTGTAATTGGAATAGAAATGATGGATGACAAAACGGCTATATCGGGTTATTTCAATCTTCAAACAGAAGGTAGTGGCCAAAAAGCTATTTTTACTGAAAAAATGGAAGATCAAAATCAATACATGCGACTTAATGGTATTGATGTCTTTAATTACTCCTTAAAACTAGTTCCTAATAATATTTTAGAGTTATTAAAATTTGCTGAAAAAGATGTTGAATTTCCTGATTTATATGTGTTCCATCAGGCCAATAAAGTAATCAATGACGCCATAAGTAGAAAATTAAAACTAAACATAGAAAAAGTACCAAGTAGTCTGTATGAATTTGGCAATACAGCATCTGCTAGTATCCCACTAACATTAGGTTCGATTTGGAACAAGACAATTACAAATTCTGGCTGGATATTGTTATCTGGATTTGGTGTTGGTTTTTCATTGGCATCAGCATTAATTCCTTTTGAACCAAAATTTTGCTCAGTTCCTGAGGAAATATAA
- a CDS encoding NAD-dependent epimerase/dehydratase family protein: MASIFITGGAGFIGYHLQKHLEKKHQITAIDLLDKNNYAATIRSSKLINIEQGDIKNSFLKKLKIKPEVVIHLAAETGISGSLNNPKKYIDTNINGTFNVLEQCKKNGVKYLIYASSSSVYNPNQAEMDEESATKNQLSFYGTTKKMGEIMIENYCKQFGITAIGLRFFTVYGSWTRPDMAAYKFMKTIQSEKSITLYNEGNIFRDFTHVSDIVKSIELLIEKIQEEKTGTHQIFNIGYGSPISVKKYADLIAKALDKELFYKSAPLPKNELEFTHSNTLKLENYINFKPQCAIEEGVKEMTDWFKKEQYEQ; the protein is encoded by the coding sequence ATGGCATCAATATTTATAACAGGAGGAGCAGGTTTTATAGGCTATCATTTGCAAAAACACTTAGAAAAAAAGCATCAGATAACAGCTATCGATTTATTAGATAAAAATAATTATGCTGCAACAATCCGCAGCTCCAAGCTAATCAATATCGAACAAGGAGATATAAAAAATTCCTTTTTGAAAAAATTAAAAATAAAACCTGAGGTAGTTATTCATCTTGCTGCCGAAACTGGTATTTCAGGTTCTTTAAATAATCCAAAAAAATACATCGATACAAATATTAACGGCACTTTTAATGTACTCGAACAATGCAAAAAAAATGGAGTTAAGTATTTAATTTATGCTAGCAGCTCCTCTGTTTACAATCCAAATCAAGCAGAAATGGATGAAGAATCAGCAACTAAAAATCAACTTTCATTTTATGGAACAACAAAAAAAATGGGGGAAATTATGATTGAAAACTACTGTAAACAATTTGGAATCACAGCTATTGGTCTTCGGTTTTTTACTGTTTATGGTTCTTGGACTAGACCAGATATGGCCGCTTATAAATTCATGAAAACGATACAATCAGAAAAATCGATTACATTATACAACGAAGGCAATATATTTAGAGATTTTACTCATGTAAGTGATATTGTAAAATCAATTGAATTACTAATAGAAAAAATCCAAGAAGAAAAAACAGGCACCCATCAAATATTCAACATTGGATATGGAAGTCCAATTTCAGTTAAAAAATATGCTGATTTAATTGCTAAGGCACTTGACAAAGAACTATTTTATAAATCAGCCCCTTTGCCCAAAAACGAATTGGAATTTACCCATAGCAATACTTTAAAATTAGAAAATTACATCAATTTTAAACCTCAATGTGCTATTGAAGAGGGAGTAAAAGAAATGACTGATTGGTTTAAAAAAGAACAATATGAACAATAA
- a CDS encoding GNAT family N-acetyltransferase — protein sequence MDLTKQIRPSNHSGIMELKDYGITLEPLNIESIETVRIWRNQTQVNQFMDYQKIISREEQLDWFKKIQNSNSAYYIIKKGNDQIGMIHLNQINNTTKSAEAGIFIGNNDFNGTGITLGASLLLLNHAFTTLELEIIYAKVKNSNSNAIKYNQLLGFTEDNPFNSEFTIWKIMNTTFFDIKPKLIQLLY from the coding sequence ATGGATCTCACAAAACAAATTAGACCAAGTAATCATTCTGGAATAATGGAATTAAAAGATTATGGAATAACCCTAGAACCGTTGAACATCGAAAGCATTGAAACTGTTCGAATTTGGAGAAATCAAACTCAAGTCAATCAGTTTATGGATTACCAAAAGATAATTTCTAGAGAAGAACAGTTAGATTGGTTTAAAAAAATTCAGAATTCAAATTCAGCATATTATATCATAAAAAAAGGGAATGATCAAATTGGAATGATTCATCTCAACCAAATAAATAATACTACAAAATCTGCCGAAGCTGGAATTTTCATAGGAAACAATGACTTTAATGGGACTGGAATTACTTTAGGTGCTTCGCTACTATTATTAAATCATGCTTTTACTACTTTGGAACTTGAAATTATTTACGCCAAAGTAAAAAATAGTAATAGTAATGCTATAAAATACAATCAACTTCTTGGTTTTACAGAAGACAACCCTTTTAATTCAGAATTTACTATTTGGAAAATAATGAACACTACTTTTTTTGATATT